A part of Jeotgalibaca porci genomic DNA contains:
- a CDS encoding IS256 family transposase encodes MNDFTTEILKTLANKGDLNELFRVHLEKAVNTLLKTELTAFLDYEKYDRIGFNTGNSRNGSYDRTVKTEYGELHLQIPRDRNGEFKQQTVPAYRRTNDTLEDTVIHLFRKGITMSEIADLIEKMYGHHYTPQTMSNMTKSFTEEVTSFKERELHDRYAAIYMDATYIPLKRKTVAKEAIHIAVGIRPDGSKEVLSYAIAPTESITIWEEILIDLQERGVKNVLLFITDGLKGMAGAVQRFYPKARFQHCCVHVSRNISHKVRVDDRKEVCDDFKMVYQASSKKAALEARGAFAEKWKTSYPKMVESILSNDYLLTFYDFPLAIRKTIYSTNLIESFNKQIKKYSHRKEQFQNEESMERFLVSSFDTYNQKFLGRSHKGFQQAEGELEQMLSQPMEN; translated from the coding sequence ATGAACGATTTTACTACAGAAATTCTAAAGACTCTAGCGAACAAAGGCGATTTGAATGAATTATTCCGTGTCCATTTGGAAAAAGCTGTCAATACGCTTCTCAAAACGGAGTTAACGGCTTTCCTGGATTACGAAAAGTACGATCGCATTGGTTTTAACACGGGTAATTCTCGTAACGGCTCCTATGACCGTACGGTCAAGACCGAGTACGGGGAACTTCATCTCCAGATTCCGCGCGACCGCAACGGCGAGTTCAAGCAACAGACTGTTCCTGCTTATAGACGGACGAATGATACCTTAGAGGATACCGTCATTCACCTCTTCCGAAAAGGTATCACCATGTCGGAAATCGCAGACTTGATTGAGAAAATGTATGGGCATCACTACACGCCCCAAACCATGTCCAATATGACTAAATCATTTACGGAAGAAGTCACTTCATTTAAGGAACGTGAGCTTCATGACCGTTATGCCGCTATTTATATGGACGCAACCTATATCCCTTTAAAGCGGAAAACCGTCGCCAAGGAAGCCATTCATATCGCAGTTGGCATTCGCCCGGACGGTTCAAAGGAAGTGTTGAGCTATGCGATTGCACCAACTGAATCTATCACGATTTGGGAAGAGATTTTAATAGACCTCCAGGAACGTGGCGTGAAAAACGTCCTCCTTTTCATCACGGATGGCTTAAAGGGGATGGCAGGGGCCGTGCAGCGGTTCTACCCCAAAGCCCGTTTTCAACATTGCTGTGTGCACGTTTCCCGTAATATCAGTCACAAAGTGCGTGTCGATGATCGTAAGGAAGTCTGTGATGATTTTAAAATGGTGTATCAAGCGTCATCTAAAAAGGCGGCATTGGAAGCACGTGGTGCTTTTGCGGAAAAATGGAAAACCAGCTATCCAAAAATGGTGGAATCGATCCTTTCGAACGATTACCTGCTCACTTTCTATGATTTCCCATTAGCCATACGCAAGACTATTTACTCTACGAACTTGATTGAATCCTTTAATAAGCAAATCAAGAAATACAGCCACCGCAAGGAACAGTTCCAAAATGAAGAGTCGATGGAACGTTTCTTAGTCTCGTCTTTTGATACTTACAACCAAAAATTCCTAGGTCGCAGTCATAAAGGTTTCCAACAGGCCGAAGGCGAGCTCGAACAAATGCTGAGTCAACCGATGGAGAATTAG